In Holophagales bacterium, one DNA window encodes the following:
- a CDS encoding TonB-dependent receptor: MIAKRSRRRAAALALVVLSSAALGAESPATDPAAAYDEELTVTATRLPVPLGATGRAVEVLTAAEIARQAVRSLPELLRLFAALDVARRGAFGVQADLAARGSSFEDVLVLVDGVPWNDPQTGHHNLDLPVPVAAIERVELLTGPGSALYGGNASGAVVHIVTRREPVTGTSGEATVLAGQHSLSGGSAEVAHGAHRLNVERSESRGYRRGTEFDQGSISYQGRIPLPGDGATLGLAAGASSRDFGAWRFYSDRFPNEREETDSRFVALDGAGRLGKGEWRARAALREHEDRFVLDRERTDLVANRHRTRVGDGEIAWRRRLTSFGDLELGLGFRDERLHSSNLGERARDRLNAFAAWTREGKRVDLWGALFVDRVDGEVETHPSLALSVRLGPGHLRAAAASAYRLPSFTELYYRDPATVGNAELAPERSVTVECGYDLVGDRWRLGATLFERRGRDLVDFVRAPGESLFRAVNVRRVDTRGLELSGRLELAHGVDLVLGYSHLDASGAAPEGTSRYVFDYLVDRVTARWSGSGPFALSWGVSTSYGRRRGQRSYATGDLRLARPLPWLGVELFVEGTNLGDATFRERGGVEMPGRWVWAGISWKSTGRGTGGRHDSRRREPTEQKRVEVSG, from the coding sequence GTGATCGCGAAGCGCTCGCGTCGTCGCGCCGCCGCGCTGGCGCTCGTCGTCCTGTCGTCGGCCGCGCTCGGTGCCGAGTCCCCGGCAACCGACCCTGCCGCGGCGTACGACGAGGAGCTCACCGTGACCGCGACGCGCCTGCCGGTGCCGCTCGGTGCGACCGGCCGAGCGGTCGAGGTGCTCACCGCCGCGGAGATCGCTCGTCAGGCGGTGCGTTCGCTCCCCGAGCTGCTGCGGCTCTTCGCCGCACTCGACGTGGCGCGACGCGGCGCGTTCGGGGTGCAGGCGGATCTCGCCGCGCGCGGCTCGTCGTTCGAGGACGTCCTGGTGCTCGTCGACGGGGTGCCCTGGAACGACCCGCAGACGGGGCACCACAACCTGGATCTGCCCGTGCCGGTGGCGGCGATCGAGCGCGTGGAGCTGCTCACCGGCCCCGGCTCGGCGCTCTACGGCGGCAACGCCTCGGGCGCGGTCGTCCACATCGTGACGCGGCGCGAACCGGTCACCGGGACGAGCGGCGAAGCGACCGTCTTGGCCGGACAGCATTCGCTCTCCGGCGGGAGCGCCGAGGTGGCGCACGGAGCGCACCGGCTGAACGTCGAACGGAGCGAGTCGCGCGGCTACCGACGCGGCACCGAGTTCGACCAGGGAAGCATCTCGTACCAGGGGCGGATTCCTCTGCCGGGCGACGGCGCCACGCTCGGTCTCGCGGCCGGCGCCTCGTCGCGCGACTTCGGCGCCTGGCGGTTCTACTCGGATCGCTTTCCGAACGAGCGCGAGGAGACCGATTCCCGCTTCGTGGCGCTCGACGGCGCGGGTCGCCTCGGGAAGGGCGAGTGGCGCGCCCGCGCGGCGCTGCGCGAGCACGAGGATCGGTTCGTGCTCGATCGCGAGCGGACCGATCTGGTGGCGAATCGGCACCGGACGCGGGTCGGGGATGGAGAGATCGCCTGGCGACGGCGCCTGACCTCCTTCGGCGACCTCGAGCTCGGCCTCGGCTTCCGCGACGAGCGACTGCACTCGAGCAACCTCGGCGAGCGCGCCCGAGATCGGCTGAATGCCTTCGCCGCCTGGACGCGGGAGGGGAAGCGGGTCGACCTGTGGGGGGCGCTCTTCGTCGACCGGGTGGACGGCGAGGTCGAGACCCATCCCAGCCTGGCGCTCTCGGTGCGGCTCGGTCCGGGGCATCTGCGCGCCGCCGCGGCGAGCGCCTACCGCCTGCCGAGCTTCACCGAGCTCTACTACCGCGATCCGGCGACCGTCGGCAATGCCGAGCTCGCCCCCGAGCGCTCGGTGACCGTCGAGTGCGGGTACGACCTCGTCGGCGATCGCTGGCGGCTCGGCGCAACGCTGTTCGAACGGCGCGGTCGTGACCTCGTCGACTTCGTCCGGGCGCCAGGGGAGTCGCTCTTCCGCGCTGTCAACGTGCGCCGTGTCGACACGCGCGGGCTCGAGTTGAGCGGCCGGCTCGAGCTCGCGCACGGCGTCGACCTCGTCCTCGGCTACAGCCATCTCGACGCTTCCGGCGCTGCGCCGGAGGGCACGTCACGCTACGTCTTCGACTACCTCGTCGATCGTGTCACCGCGCGCTGGTCGGGGAGCGGCCCCTTCGCCCTCTCCTGGGGCGTCAGCACGAGCTACGGTCGCCGTCGCGGCCAGCGGTCCTACGCGACGGGCGACCTCCGCCTCGCGCGTCCGCTGCCGTGGCTGGGGGTGGAGCTCTTCGTCGAGGGGACCAACCTCGGCGACGCGACGTTCCGCGAGCGAGGGGGCGTCGAGATGCCCGGCCGGTGGGTCTGGGCCGGCATCTCCTGGAAGAGCACCGGGCGCGGAACCGGCGGCCGTCACGACTCGCGTCGACGTGAGCCGACGGAGCAGAAGCGAGTCGAGGTTTCCGGCTAA
- the crcB gene encoding fluoride efflux transporter CrcB, which produces MPRPLWVAFGGALGATLRYLVGGWVQRSGWVEGLRGGAALFPWGTFVVNVTGCAAIGLLAGLLEERSTASPELRLFLLAGVLGGYTTFSSFGLETQRLLAEGSALVACANVAASVVAGLAAVLGGVALARLV; this is translated from the coding sequence ATGCCAAGGCCGCTCTGGGTCGCGTTCGGCGGGGCGCTGGGGGCGACCCTGCGCTACCTCGTGGGGGGCTGGGTGCAGCGCAGCGGCTGGGTCGAGGGGCTGCGCGGCGGCGCCGCGCTCTTCCCGTGGGGGACGTTCGTCGTGAACGTCACCGGTTGCGCGGCGATCGGACTGCTGGCCGGACTGCTCGAGGAGCGTTCGACCGCGTCGCCCGAGCTGCGGCTCTTCCTGCTCGCCGGCGTGCTCGGGGGTTACACGACCTTCTCGAGCTTCGGTCTGGAGACGCAGCGCCTGCTGGCGGAAGGCAGTGCGCTCGTGGCGTGCGCCAACGTGGCGGCGAGCGTCGTCGCCGGGCTGGCAGCGGTGCTCGGCGGGGTCGCCCTCGCCCGTCTGGTGTAG
- a CDS encoding NUDIX hydrolase, with the protein MRAWTLTRRDELFAHRLFALERHRLSADGATREAMVLRAPDWVNVIPLLADGSVLFVRQWRFGIAAPTLEIPGGMVEQESERAAAERELLEETGYRATGWERLGEVHPNPAFLTNRCGTWLATGLEWVGEPRGDGEEEIEVTTRPLTAVAGLIASGEITHALVVSAFALHSLRSRGAD; encoded by the coding sequence GTGCGCGCCTGGACCCTCACTCGCCGCGACGAGCTCTTCGCCCATCGGCTCTTCGCCCTCGAACGTCATCGGCTGTCGGCAGACGGCGCGACGCGCGAGGCGATGGTCCTGCGGGCGCCGGACTGGGTCAACGTCATCCCGCTGCTCGCCGACGGGAGCGTGCTGTTCGTTCGCCAGTGGCGCTTCGGCATTGCTGCGCCGACGCTGGAGATCCCCGGGGGCATGGTCGAGCAGGAGAGCGAGCGCGCGGCGGCCGAGCGCGAGCTGCTCGAGGAGACCGGCTACCGCGCCACCGGTTGGGAGCGCCTCGGCGAGGTGCATCCGAATCCAGCCTTCCTCACGAACCGGTGCGGCACCTGGCTGGCGACCGGCCTCGAGTGGGTGGGCGAGCCCCGGGGTGACGGCGAGGAGGAGATCGAGGTCACCACGCGGCCGTTGACCGCTGTCGCCGGCCTGATCGCCAGCGGCGAGATCACTCACGCCCTGGTGGTGTCGGCCTTCGCGTTGCACTCGCTGCGCTCGCGCGGAGCCGACTGA
- a CDS encoding fumarylacetoacetate hydrolase family protein, protein MLLFRYGPEGFHAAGTSLAEARILYSDPLKTPASQWELGRPVDLSREALRAPIEPGKVVGIGRNYREHAAELGNPMPPEPVIFLKAPSSVIGPGAAIVLPPESDRVEHEGEVAVVVGSRLTRASREEARRAVLGVTCACDVTARDLQKRDVTFARAKSFDTFCPLGPALAVGYSDEPLEVITRVSGVERQRGSTADMEWGLLELLVYVSRMMTLEPGDVVLTGTPSGVGPLVDGDRVEVEIPGIGILANTVEAWRRG, encoded by the coding sequence ATGTTGCTCTTCCGCTACGGTCCCGAAGGGTTTCACGCCGCGGGGACGAGCCTCGCCGAGGCCCGCATCCTCTACTCCGATCCGCTGAAGACGCCGGCCTCGCAGTGGGAGCTCGGCCGTCCGGTGGACCTCTCGCGCGAGGCGCTGCGTGCGCCGATCGAGCCGGGCAAGGTCGTGGGCATCGGACGCAACTACCGCGAGCACGCCGCCGAGCTGGGCAATCCCATGCCGCCCGAACCGGTCATCTTCCTCAAGGCCCCGTCTTCGGTGATCGGCCCCGGGGCGGCGATCGTCCTGCCTCCGGAAAGTGACCGCGTCGAGCACGAAGGCGAGGTCGCGGTGGTCGTCGGCTCGCGCCTGACGCGGGCGAGCCGGGAGGAGGCACGCCGTGCGGTGCTCGGCGTCACCTGCGCCTGTGACGTGACGGCGCGCGATCTGCAGAAGCGCGACGTGACGTTCGCTCGCGCCAAGTCGTTCGACACCTTTTGCCCGCTCGGGCCGGCGCTCGCCGTCGGCTACTCCGACGAGCCGCTCGAGGTGATCACTCGGGTGAGTGGCGTCGAACGGCAGCGCGGCTCGACCGCCGACATGGAATGGGGGCTTCTCGAGCTGCTGGTCTACGTTTCCCGGATGATGACCCTCGAACCGGGGGACGTGGTGCTCACCGGAACGCCCTCCGGTGTCGGTCCGCTCGTCGACGGCGACCGGGTCGAGGTCGAGATTCCCGGGATCGGCATCCTCGCCAACACGGTGGAAGCCTGGCGGCGCGGCTGA
- a CDS encoding iron ABC transporter permease, protein MALAMVLGSSGITPLALLESGDAAEARTILVEVRLPRVLLAALLGGALALAGAALQGLFRNPLADPYVLGISGGASVGGVLALALAARSGLASAGLVPVFAFAGALAALVAVERLATTRGRLDLYALLLTGAICNAFAAALIFFVQSVASAEQLHAIVFYLMGRIPSVGPPTLAAVAGVTMVAGAALLWRARDYNALALGEETARQLGVDVEGLKRWTFFWTSLLTAVAVASAGLVGFVGLVLPHLLRLAAGPDHRLLLPAAWIGGGAFLVLADLLARTAIAPVELPVGVITALLGGPFFVALLRRRSSEGSLG, encoded by the coding sequence ATGGCGCTCGCCATGGTGCTCGGTTCGAGCGGGATCACCCCCCTCGCCCTGCTCGAATCCGGCGATGCCGCGGAGGCACGGACGATCCTCGTCGAGGTGCGACTGCCGCGAGTTCTCCTCGCCGCGCTCCTCGGGGGCGCTCTGGCGCTCGCCGGAGCGGCGCTTCAAGGGCTCTTTCGCAATCCGTTGGCGGACCCCTACGTGCTCGGCATCTCCGGTGGCGCGAGCGTCGGCGGCGTTCTCGCGCTGGCGCTGGCGGCGCGCAGCGGGCTCGCCAGCGCTGGCCTGGTGCCGGTCTTCGCCTTCGCCGGCGCGCTCGCCGCCCTGGTCGCGGTCGAGCGGCTCGCCACGACGCGCGGGCGACTCGACCTCTACGCGCTGCTCCTCACCGGGGCGATCTGCAACGCCTTCGCCGCCGCCTTGATCTTCTTCGTGCAGAGCGTCGCCTCGGCCGAGCAGTTGCACGCCATCGTCTTCTACCTCATGGGACGGATCCCGAGTGTCGGCCCGCCCACCCTGGCCGCCGTGGCGGGCGTCACGATGGTCGCCGGAGCGGCCCTGCTGTGGCGGGCACGCGACTACAACGCGCTCGCCCTTGGCGAGGAGACGGCGCGGCAGCTCGGCGTCGACGTCGAGGGGCTGAAGCGCTGGACCTTCTTCTGGACGTCGCTGCTCACCGCCGTGGCGGTGGCCTCGGCGGGTCTCGTCGGTTTCGTCGGGCTGGTTCTGCCGCACCTCCTGCGGCTTGCCGCCGGTCCGGACCACCGCCTGCTGCTCCCAGCGGCGTGGATCGGCGGCGGTGCGTTCCTCGTGCTCGCCGACCTGCTCGCCCGGACGGCGATCGCTCCGGTCGAGCTGCCCGTCGGCGTGATCACCGCGCTGCTCGGCGGGCCGTTCTTCGTCGCCCTGCTGCGCCGGCGCTCGTCGGAGGGTTCGCTTGGCTGA
- a CDS encoding DUF190 domain-containing protein codes for MKLEGECLLARVFLGESNRAEGMPLYEAIVRRARERGLAGATVLRGIEGFGAHSRIHTARLLRLSEDLPIVVELVDREDRLRAFLPELDGLIDDGLVTLEKVQVILYRPGDQPPAGEVGS; via the coding sequence ATGAAGCTCGAAGGGGAGTGTCTGCTCGCGCGGGTCTTCCTCGGCGAGTCGAACCGCGCCGAGGGGATGCCGCTCTACGAGGCGATCGTTCGCCGCGCGCGCGAGCGCGGTCTTGCCGGCGCCACCGTCTTGCGCGGCATCGAGGGTTTCGGCGCCCACAGCAGGATCCACACGGCGCGCCTCCTGAGGCTCTCCGAGGACCTGCCGATCGTCGTCGAGCTGGTCGATCGCGAGGATCGGCTGCGGGCCTTCCTGCCCGAGCTCGACGGTCTGATCGACGACGGCTTGGTGACGCTCGAAAAGGTCCAGGTCATTCTGTATCGACCCGGCGACCAACCGCCTGCGGGCGAGGTGGGATCATGA
- a CDS encoding ABC transporter substrate-binding protein gives MSVPRPPRLALVALALSALACRESATPTRVSPGAFRETKIVVMAPSAAETLVVLGLADQVVGVGDFVTGLPALAGRPRVGGYDAPDVERLLALGTTLYVTARAEAGAAARARLGALGVDVLALDTSTYAGTLAGIETLGGRVGRLAEARALSAAIRQRVETVRERAQGAPRRRVLCVVGRDPLYAAGPGSHLDELIRVAGGENVLGDGGAPYVLASLESVLARRPQVIVDLADNSPGALRGARVGPWSRWPLVPAVRERRVYLVDPTRLAIPGPRLGEMAELLARLVQPERFGVASEEEMCSAEASPAPGGGS, from the coding sequence ATGAGCGTCCCCCGACCGCCGCGCCTGGCCCTCGTCGCCCTGGCGCTTTCGGCCCTGGCGTGCCGCGAAAGCGCGACGCCGACGCGCGTGTCGCCTGGCGCGTTTCGCGAGACGAAGATCGTCGTGATGGCGCCGAGCGCGGCCGAGACGCTCGTCGTGCTCGGACTCGCCGACCAGGTCGTCGGCGTCGGGGACTTCGTCACCGGACTCCCGGCCCTCGCCGGTCGACCGCGCGTCGGTGGGTACGACGCCCCGGACGTCGAGCGTCTGCTCGCGCTGGGGACGACGCTCTACGTCACGGCGCGTGCGGAGGCGGGCGCGGCAGCGCGGGCCCGCCTCGGTGCCCTCGGCGTGGACGTGCTCGCGCTCGATACCTCGACCTATGCCGGGACGCTGGCGGGGATCGAAACGCTCGGCGGGCGGGTCGGGAGGCTCGCCGAGGCGCGAGCGCTGAGCGCAGCGATCCGCCAGCGGGTCGAGACGGTCCGCGAGCGGGCGCAGGGTGCACCGCGTCGGCGCGTGCTCTGCGTCGTCGGGCGTGATCCCCTCTACGCGGCGGGGCCCGGCTCCCATCTCGACGAGCTGATCCGCGTCGCCGGAGGAGAGAACGTCCTCGGCGATGGCGGCGCGCCTTACGTGCTCGCCTCGCTCGAATCCGTGCTGGCGCGGCGTCCGCAGGTCATCGTGGATCTCGCCGACAACTCCCCCGGAGCGCTCCGCGGCGCGCGGGTCGGTCCCTGGTCGCGCTGGCCGCTGGTGCCGGCGGTGCGGGAGCGCCGGGTCTATCTCGTCGATCCGACACGCCTCGCGATCCCCGGGCCGCGACTCGGCGAGATGGCCGAGCTGCTCGCGCGCCTCGTCCAACCCGAGCGTTTCGGCGTGGCGAGCGAGGAGGAGATGTGCTCGGCCGAGGCGAGCCCTGCGCCCGGGGGCGGTTCGTGA
- a CDS encoding DUF2339 domain-containing protein, whose protein sequence is MNASFVTLGLLLLGGALLAPWIALALAIAARREAREAREQVASLRAELVRWRAEAAVAPSVRAAPREAGPSSAATDESLDDTAELSPVTGSRIAGIAGTSEELAPSPPIVSPLASPPPAPVSTPAAAPPPSSIPTPRPAGMGALEERLGSRLPVWLGGIALALSGVYLVQYSIERGWLSPVVRVSLGIAFGLSLLALGELLHRRAARIAQALSAAGIADLYACFLAASSLYGLLPRPAAFTLMALNTALAVGLSLRQGPIVATLGLAGGFLTPALLRSETPSVPGLLGYLLLLQAGSFAVTRRRGWTPLAALSIAGVTLWVLALAVGERRPHDALAVGLFLLASGAVASWAGLRPAAAGNLEGFGESGAWLAAGATGSGLLAYAALTGAAGNGPVEWTLLALLAVGCLLLARRSAELEGLAWFASAALVLTLAGWATRLEAGEAERFALTGLLLGLLLAVQAYASQWGAARPARWAGLAAAAPLAVALVVFVGAREDLPDAPWGASALALAAVFTAAAAPLARRRATLPEGEERLAALAVAATSFATASGPIELGTAGLTVAWALEVPALLALALRLRVPVLARLAAGLAGAVALRLLLNPWVLDYPVGTTPILNGLLGLYGVPALAFLAAAILASRLERPRFAEGLGWGAAAFVAMLTGLSIRHAFGAGALRGTSSSWLREAAALGLAWAVLGLAMLASGEGRRWRPAFAWLDRPLRWGGRGLLSTGLVVTLVGPGVFLSPLFRAEEVGAAPLANALAWIFGGPLVVALAGLAVVKRTTVPASPSLLARAWSVASLVLVWGLVSLEVRQFFHGSRLDLGATSGAEKLAYSVSWIALGLALLWLGISRRGGGSSHRALRQAGLAVMLLAVLKVFLLDLGQLAGLDRVLSLLGLGASLLALAALYQRVLGRAD, encoded by the coding sequence ATGAACGCCTCCTTCGTCACGCTCGGTCTGCTCCTTCTCGGCGGGGCCCTGCTCGCCCCGTGGATCGCGCTGGCTCTCGCGATCGCCGCCCGTCGCGAGGCCCGAGAGGCGCGGGAGCAGGTCGCGAGCCTGCGGGCAGAGCTCGTCCGCTGGCGAGCCGAAGCCGCCGTTGCGCCATCTGTTCGCGCCGCGCCCCGGGAGGCGGGTCCGTCCAGCGCGGCGACGGACGAATCGCTGGACGACACCGCCGAGCTCTCGCCTGTGACCGGTTCCCGGATCGCCGGAATCGCTGGCACGTCGGAGGAGCTGGCCCCGTCGCCTCCGATCGTTTCCCCGCTGGCCTCTCCTCCGCCGGCTCCAGTGTCGACCCCGGCGGCGGCGCCTCCGCCTTCCTCGATTCCGACCCCGCGCCCCGCGGGGATGGGAGCCCTCGAAGAGCGGCTGGGCTCGCGCCTGCCGGTCTGGCTCGGCGGCATCGCGCTCGCGCTCTCCGGGGTCTACCTCGTCCAGTATTCGATCGAACGCGGCTGGCTCTCGCCGGTCGTCCGGGTCTCGCTCGGCATCGCCTTCGGCCTTTCGCTCCTCGCCCTCGGGGAGCTCCTGCACCGCCGCGCGGCGCGGATCGCCCAGGCGCTCTCGGCGGCGGGGATCGCCGATCTCTACGCCTGCTTCCTCGCGGCCTCGAGTCTGTACGGCCTGCTGCCGCGACCGGCGGCCTTCACGCTGATGGCGCTCAACACCGCCCTCGCGGTGGGCCTGTCGTTGCGCCAGGGACCGATCGTCGCCACGCTCGGACTGGCCGGCGGTTTCCTCACGCCGGCGCTGCTGCGCTCGGAGACGCCGTCGGTGCCGGGCCTCCTGGGCTATCTCCTCCTGCTCCAGGCCGGCTCGTTCGCGGTGACCCGTCGTCGCGGCTGGACCCCGCTCGCTGCGCTGTCGATCGCCGGAGTGACGCTCTGGGTGCTTGCCCTCGCCGTCGGGGAGCGGCGCCCCCACGACGCCCTGGCCGTCGGCCTTTTCCTGCTGGCCTCCGGCGCGGTGGCCTCGTGGGCGGGACTGCGCCCCGCAGCGGCGGGGAACCTCGAAGGATTCGGCGAGTCCGGCGCCTGGCTGGCGGCGGGTGCGACCGGATCCGGGCTGCTCGCCTACGCGGCGTTGACCGGTGCGGCCGGCAACGGCCCCGTCGAGTGGACGCTGCTCGCGCTGCTCGCCGTCGGCTGCTTGCTGCTCGCTCGACGGTCGGCCGAGTTGGAAGGGCTCGCCTGGTTCGCGTCGGCTGCGCTCGTGCTCACGCTCGCCGGCTGGGCGACACGGCTCGAGGCGGGCGAGGCGGAACGCTTCGCGCTCACCGGGCTCCTGCTCGGGCTCTTGCTCGCCGTTCAGGCGTACGCGTCGCAGTGGGGTGCGGCACGGCCGGCACGGTGGGCCGGGTTGGCCGCGGCGGCACCGCTCGCGGTCGCGCTCGTCGTCTTCGTCGGAGCACGGGAGGATCTACCGGATGCTCCCTGGGGTGCGTCGGCGCTCGCCCTCGCGGCGGTCTTCACGGCGGCCGCGGCGCCGCTCGCCCGTCGCCGCGCGACGCTGCCCGAGGGCGAGGAGCGCCTCGCCGCCCTCGCGGTCGCGGCCACGTCGTTTGCCACGGCGAGCGGGCCAATCGAGCTCGGCACGGCCGGGTTGACCGTGGCCTGGGCGCTCGAAGTGCCGGCGCTCCTCGCCCTCGCGCTGCGCCTGCGGGTTCCCGTGCTGGCGCGCCTGGCGGCAGGGCTCGCCGGCGCCGTCGCCCTTCGTCTCCTGCTCAATCCGTGGGTGCTCGACTACCCGGTCGGCACGACACCGATCCTCAACGGACTGCTCGGGCTCTACGGGGTTCCCGCGCTGGCCTTTCTCGCCGCCGCCATCCTGGCCTCGCGGCTCGAGCGACCGCGCTTCGCCGAAGGGTTGGGTTGGGGTGCCGCGGCCTTCGTCGCCATGCTCACTGGGCTCTCGATCCGCCATGCCTTCGGAGCGGGGGCGCTGCGCGGCACCTCCTCTTCGTGGCTGCGCGAGGCCGCTGCCTTGGGTTTGGCCTGGGCCGTCCTCGGCCTGGCGATGCTGGCGTCCGGGGAAGGCCGGCGATGGCGACCGGCGTTCGCCTGGCTCGACCGTCCGCTGCGTTGGGGTGGGCGCGGGCTCCTCTCGACGGGGCTCGTCGTCACCCTCGTCGGCCCCGGCGTGTTCTTGAGTCCGCTCTTCCGGGCCGAGGAGGTCGGCGCCGCACCGCTGGCGAACGCGTTGGCCTGGATCTTCGGCGGCCCACTCGTCGTCGCGCTCGCCGGCCTTGCCGTCGTCAAGCGAACGACCGTGCCGGCAAGCCCGTCCCTGCTCGCGCGCGCCTGGAGCGTCGCGTCGCTGGTTCTCGTCTGGGGGCTCGTCAGCCTCGAGGTCCGCCAGTTCTTCCACGGGTCGCGCCTCGATCTCGGTGCGACGAGCGGCGCCGAGAAGCTCGCCTACTCGGTGAGCTGGATCGCTCTCGGGTTGGCGCTCCTCTGGCTCGGGATCTCGCGCCGGGGTGGCGGGAGCAGCCATCGGGCGCTGCGGCAGGCGGGTCTCGCCGTCATGTTGCTCGCCGTGCTCAAGGTCTTCCTGCTCGACCTCGGCCAGCTCGCCGGGCTCGACCGCGTGCTCTCTCTGCTCGGCCTGGGGGCGAGCCTGCTCGCGCTCGCCGCGCTCTACCAGCGCGTCCTCGGGCGGGCGGATTAG
- a CDS encoding ABC transporter ATP-binding protein, producing the protein MAEAMLALRDLVVRYRDRGALDGVTLSVAAGEVVGLLGPNGSGKSTLLRAASGVLPYQGGSLRVGGREVSAMPRRELAQSVAVVGQEGAVGFSWTALDVVLLGRHPHLSGLAFESTADLELARAALERCGASALADRPLAELSAGERQRVLFARALTQRPRLLLLDEALSSLDLRYQVELCDRVRELAAEGVAVVTVFHDLSLAAEYCDRVALLDQGRLAAFGATAEVLTYARLTRVFATEIYVDVNDLTGGLVVTPLSSRARRALAERSSGTAGNPGPTVT; encoded by the coding sequence TTGGCTGAAGCGATGCTCGCCCTTCGCGACCTCGTGGTGCGCTACCGGGATCGTGGTGCGCTCGACGGGGTGACGCTTTCGGTGGCCGCCGGCGAGGTCGTCGGCCTGCTCGGCCCGAACGGGTCGGGCAAGTCGACGCTGTTGCGGGCGGCGAGCGGGGTGCTGCCGTACCAGGGCGGCTCGCTGCGGGTCGGCGGACGAGAGGTGTCGGCGATGCCCCGGCGTGAGCTGGCCCAGTCGGTCGCCGTAGTCGGGCAGGAGGGGGCCGTGGGTTTCTCCTGGACGGCGCTCGACGTCGTGCTGCTCGGCCGACATCCGCACCTCTCCGGGCTGGCCTTCGAATCCACCGCGGATCTCGAGTTGGCGCGAGCCGCGCTCGAACGCTGCGGCGCCAGCGCGCTCGCCGATCGACCGCTCGCCGAGCTCTCGGCGGGCGAGCGCCAGCGAGTGCTCTTCGCGCGCGCACTGACCCAGAGGCCACGCCTGCTGCTGCTCGACGAGGCGCTCTCCTCGCTCGACCTGCGCTATCAGGTCGAGCTCTGCGACCGGGTGCGTGAGCTGGCCGCCGAGGGGGTGGCGGTGGTGACCGTCTTCCACGACCTGAGCCTCGCCGCCGAGTACTGCGATCGCGTGGCGCTGCTCGACCAGGGGCGGCTCGCGGCCTTCGGCGCGACCGCCGAGGTGCTGACCTACGCCCGGCTGACGCGGGTCTTCGCGACCGAAATCTACGTCGACGTCAACGACCTGACCGGTGGCCTGGTGGTCACGCCGCTCTCGTCGCGTGCGCGGCGAGCCCTCGCCGAGCGAAGCTCCGGGACGGCCGGCAATCCGGGCCCGACGGTGACGTAG
- a CDS encoding HAD-IA family hydrolase, which translates to MAVRAVTLDVTHTLLECPRLGEIYAEVLARHGVSVDADGVRRTIPLVWKELSCSAPVPFDRFEAHPDGARGWWRRFIERTCELLEAERPSRFAAAELFDRFAQAESWRVFPEVPDTLTALRSRGYRLAVVSNWDRRLPDLLDRLGLAGHFATIVVSAAVGREKPDPAIFHAALGALGVEPAAAVHVGDHRREDVEGALAVGMQALHLDRSGAGGDLADLAQLLPWLASA; encoded by the coding sequence ATGGCGGTGCGCGCGGTCACGCTCGACGTCACTCACACGCTGCTCGAATGTCCGCGGCTGGGTGAGATCTACGCCGAGGTGCTGGCGCGGCACGGGGTGAGCGTCGACGCCGACGGGGTGCGGCGGACGATTCCGCTCGTCTGGAAAGAGCTCTCCTGCTCGGCGCCGGTTCCGTTCGACCGTTTCGAAGCTCATCCGGACGGGGCTCGTGGGTGGTGGCGCCGCTTCATCGAGCGGACCTGTGAGCTGCTCGAGGCGGAGCGCCCGAGTCGCTTTGCCGCCGCCGAGCTCTTCGACCGCTTCGCGCAGGCGGAGAGCTGGCGCGTCTTCCCCGAAGTGCCGGACACGCTGACAGCCCTTCGATCGCGCGGCTATCGGCTCGCCGTGGTGAGCAACTGGGATCGTCGTCTTCCCGACCTGCTGGACCGGCTCGGCCTCGCCGGGCACTTCGCGACGATCGTCGTGTCGGCAGCCGTCGGCCGCGAGAAGCCCGATCCGGCGATCTTCCACGCGGCGCTTGGCGCGCTGGGCGTGGAGCCGGCAGCGGCCGTGCACGTCGGCGACCATCGGCGCGAGGACGTCGAAGGCGCTCTGGCCGTCGGCATGCAGGCACTGCATCTCGACCGCAGCGGCGCCGGCGGCGACCTGGCCGATCTCGCGCAGCTCCTTCCCTGGCTGGCGAGCGCGTGA